From a single Paramisgurnus dabryanus chromosome 17, PD_genome_1.1, whole genome shotgun sequence genomic region:
- the aspg gene encoding 60 kDa lysophospholipase isoform X1 — MAEWKRTTSAPSSTSMTSLARALSQTRLNQLDQNDLFQSQTSLSRGQGRRRRRSSGTSVDSLDISPSAEARVLVINTGGTIGMMYHNNVLCPEPNALVKTLRKLPILHDEQYAQQTRLYDYYDPPEITLVLPKPTHAADHLFHGMSKQNKRIVYTVLEYCPLLDSCNMTTDDWACIGKDIEKHYEKYDGFVILHGTDTMAYTASALSFMCENLGKPVILTGSQVPIYEMRNDGRDNLLGALLIAGQFVIPEVCLYFHHKLYRGNRVTKVDAGSFNAFSSPNLPPLANAEVDIKINWDTVWRANTTSKFTVNTQMNRNVGLLRLFPGITAATVRAFLQPPMEGIVLETYGSGNAPDNRADLLEEIRKATERGLIMINCTQCLRGSVTTSYATGKALSDAGLVAGCDMTPESALSKLSYVLAKTDLSTLEKKKMLSRNLRGEMIADLEGAKLSLSDSRFIQVIAKSLSISCKEELEAIRDALTPTLACAAAKIGDIEALEAIKEMGADLSMADYDGRTPLHIAACDGHLKVVQYLLSQGATVYAKDRFGNTPLRNAVRFRHKDVVKLLRKTGAHFFRDEIEDAGTEMCSLAASADLEGLEIWHLAGADLTTTTSYDGQTPIEVARASGLEEVIDFLQQAAQYRTQHQADEGNEVKKMFSSHFTPSKSTFIDKKNLHTFFVPLYIRCI, encoded by the exons ATGGCGGAATGGAAGCGCACTACATCGGCTCCGTCTTCAACAAGCATGACCTCGCTGGCCCGAGCCCTGTCTCAGACCAGGTTAAATCAACTTGACCAAAACGATCTATTTCAGTCGCAGACATCTCTCAGCCGGGGCCAGGGACGCAGGAGAAGGAGATCGAGCGGTACCAGTGTCGACTCTCTGGACATTAGCCCCAGTGCCGAGGCGAGGGTTCTGGTCATAAATACCGGTGGAACCATCGGAATGATGTACCACAATAACG TGTTGTGTCCAGAACCAAACGCACTAGTCAAAACTTTACGCAAGCTTCCCATTCTGCACGATGAGCAGTACGCACAACAGACCAGACTGTACGACTATTATGATCCTCCAGAAATCACCCTGGTGCTGCC GAAACCCACTCATGCTGCTGATCATCTTTTTCATGG aaTGTCCAAACAGAACAAAAGGATAGTGTATACGGTTTTAGAGTACTGTCCTCTGCTGGACTCCTGCAATATGACCACAGATGACTGGGCCTGTATTGGTAAAGACATAGAG AAACACTATGAGAAATATGATGGCTTTGTTATTCTGCATGGTACAGACACCATGGCTTACACAGCCTCTGCTTTGTCCTTTATGTGTGAGAACCTGGGAAAGCCTGTTATCCTCACTGGCTCACAG GTGCCTATTTATGAGATGAGAAATGATGGGAGAGACAACCTCTTGGGGGCGCTGTTGATAGCTGGACAGTTTGTCATCCCTGAG GTTTGCCTTTATTTTCATCATAAGCTGTATAGGGGTAACCGTGTCACCAAAGTGGATGCTGGAAGCTTTAATGCGTTCAGCTCACCAAATCTGCCACCATTAGCCAATGCTGAAGTTGACATCAAAA TTAACTGGGATACTGTATGGCGAGCCAACACAACCTCTAAATTCACCGTCAACACGCAGATGAACCGTAATGTGGGTCTTCTGCGTCTTTTCCCGGGAATCACTGCTGCAACT GTGAGGGCCTTCTTGCAGCCTCCTATGGAGGGGATCGTTCTGGAGACCTATGGCAGCGGTAACGCCCCTGACAATCGAGCAGACCTGCTGGAGGAGATCCGTAAAGCGACAGAGAGAGGACTCATTATGATCAACTGTACCCAGTGTCTCAGGGGCTCGGTCACAACCTCATACGCCACTGGCAAG GCCCTAAGTGATGCAGGTTTGGTCGCTGGGTGTGATATGACCCCAGAATCTGCTTTGTCAAAACTCTCCTATGTGTTGGCAAAAACAGACCTCAGTACGCTAGAAAAAAAGAAG ATGCTGAGCCGCAATCTACGTGGTGAGATGATAGCTGACTTGGAGGGAGCAAAGCTGTCTCTTAGCGACAGTCGCTTTATTCAGGTTATTGCCAAGTCCCTCAGCATTAGCTGTAAAGAG GAGCTTGAAGCCATCCGGGATGCCCTAACACCTACTTTGGCCTGTGCTGCTGCTAAGATTGGAGACATTGAGGCGTTAGAGGCCATAAAAGAAATG GGTGCTGACTTGAGCATGGCCGATTATGATGGCCGTACCCCTCTTCACATCGCCGCATGCGACGGGCATCTAAAAGTAGTTCAGTATCTTTTGAGTCAGGGGGCAACCGTCTACGCCAAAGATCGCTTTGGCAACACACCCCTCCGCAATGCCGTTCGCTTCAG GCATAAGGACGTGGTGAAACTGCTCAGGAAGACTGGAGCTCACTTCTTTCGTGACGAGATTGAGGATGCAGGGACTGAAATGTGCAG TCTTGCGGCCAGTGCAGATTTGGAGGGATTGGAGATATGGCACTTAGCTGGAGCCGATTTAACAACTACAACCAGTTATGATGGACAGACACCTATTGAAGTG GCAAGAGCCTCTGGACTTGAGGAGGTGATTGACTTCCTACAACAGGCTGCTCAGTACCGAACCCAG CATCAGGCAGATGAGGGTAATgaggtaaaaaaaatgttttcaagtCATTTTACCCCATCAAAGTCAACATTCATCgataaaaaaaacttgcatacattttttgtcCCACTTTATATTAGgtgcatttaa
- the aspg gene encoding 60 kDa lysophospholipase isoform X3 yields MAEWKRTTSAPSSTSMTSLARALSQTRLNQLDQNDLFQSQTSLSRGQGRRRRRSSGTSVDSLDISPSAEARVLVINTGGTIGMMYHNNVLCPEPNALVKTLRKLPILHDEQYAQQTRLYDYYDPPEITLVLPMSKQNKRIVYTVLEYCPLLDSCNMTTDDWACIGKDIEKHYEKYDGFVILHGTDTMAYTASALSFMCENLGKPVILTGSQVPIYEMRNDGRDNLLGALLIAGQFVIPEVCLYFHHKLYRGNRVTKVDAGSFNAFSSPNLPPLANAEVDIKINWDTVWRANTTSKFTVNTQMNRNVGLLRLFPGITAATVRAFLQPPMEGIVLETYGSGNAPDNRADLLEEIRKATERGLIMINCTQCLRGSVTTSYATGKALSDAGLVAGCDMTPESALSKLSYVLAKTDLSTLEKKKMLSRNLRGEMIADLEGAKLSLSDSRFIQVIAKSLSISCKEELEAIRDALTPTLACAAAKIGDIEALEAIKEMGADLSMADYDGRTPLHIAACDGHLKVVQYLLSQGATVYAKDRFGNTPLRNAVRFRHKDVVKLLRKTGAHFFRDEIEDAGTEMCSLAASADLEGLEIWHLAGADLTTTTSYDGQTPIEVARASGLEEVIDFLQQAAQYRTQHQADEGNEVKKMFSSHFTPSKSTFIDKKNLHTFFVPLYIRCI; encoded by the exons ATGGCGGAATGGAAGCGCACTACATCGGCTCCGTCTTCAACAAGCATGACCTCGCTGGCCCGAGCCCTGTCTCAGACCAGGTTAAATCAACTTGACCAAAACGATCTATTTCAGTCGCAGACATCTCTCAGCCGGGGCCAGGGACGCAGGAGAAGGAGATCGAGCGGTACCAGTGTCGACTCTCTGGACATTAGCCCCAGTGCCGAGGCGAGGGTTCTGGTCATAAATACCGGTGGAACCATCGGAATGATGTACCACAATAACG TGTTGTGTCCAGAACCAAACGCACTAGTCAAAACTTTACGCAAGCTTCCCATTCTGCACGATGAGCAGTACGCACAACAGACCAGACTGTACGACTATTATGATCCTCCAGAAATCACCCTGGTGCTGCC aaTGTCCAAACAGAACAAAAGGATAGTGTATACGGTTTTAGAGTACTGTCCTCTGCTGGACTCCTGCAATATGACCACAGATGACTGGGCCTGTATTGGTAAAGACATAGAG AAACACTATGAGAAATATGATGGCTTTGTTATTCTGCATGGTACAGACACCATGGCTTACACAGCCTCTGCTTTGTCCTTTATGTGTGAGAACCTGGGAAAGCCTGTTATCCTCACTGGCTCACAG GTGCCTATTTATGAGATGAGAAATGATGGGAGAGACAACCTCTTGGGGGCGCTGTTGATAGCTGGACAGTTTGTCATCCCTGAG GTTTGCCTTTATTTTCATCATAAGCTGTATAGGGGTAACCGTGTCACCAAAGTGGATGCTGGAAGCTTTAATGCGTTCAGCTCACCAAATCTGCCACCATTAGCCAATGCTGAAGTTGACATCAAAA TTAACTGGGATACTGTATGGCGAGCCAACACAACCTCTAAATTCACCGTCAACACGCAGATGAACCGTAATGTGGGTCTTCTGCGTCTTTTCCCGGGAATCACTGCTGCAACT GTGAGGGCCTTCTTGCAGCCTCCTATGGAGGGGATCGTTCTGGAGACCTATGGCAGCGGTAACGCCCCTGACAATCGAGCAGACCTGCTGGAGGAGATCCGTAAAGCGACAGAGAGAGGACTCATTATGATCAACTGTACCCAGTGTCTCAGGGGCTCGGTCACAACCTCATACGCCACTGGCAAG GCCCTAAGTGATGCAGGTTTGGTCGCTGGGTGTGATATGACCCCAGAATCTGCTTTGTCAAAACTCTCCTATGTGTTGGCAAAAACAGACCTCAGTACGCTAGAAAAAAAGAAG ATGCTGAGCCGCAATCTACGTGGTGAGATGATAGCTGACTTGGAGGGAGCAAAGCTGTCTCTTAGCGACAGTCGCTTTATTCAGGTTATTGCCAAGTCCCTCAGCATTAGCTGTAAAGAG GAGCTTGAAGCCATCCGGGATGCCCTAACACCTACTTTGGCCTGTGCTGCTGCTAAGATTGGAGACATTGAGGCGTTAGAGGCCATAAAAGAAATG GGTGCTGACTTGAGCATGGCCGATTATGATGGCCGTACCCCTCTTCACATCGCCGCATGCGACGGGCATCTAAAAGTAGTTCAGTATCTTTTGAGTCAGGGGGCAACCGTCTACGCCAAAGATCGCTTTGGCAACACACCCCTCCGCAATGCCGTTCGCTTCAG GCATAAGGACGTGGTGAAACTGCTCAGGAAGACTGGAGCTCACTTCTTTCGTGACGAGATTGAGGATGCAGGGACTGAAATGTGCAG TCTTGCGGCCAGTGCAGATTTGGAGGGATTGGAGATATGGCACTTAGCTGGAGCCGATTTAACAACTACAACCAGTTATGATGGACAGACACCTATTGAAGTG GCAAGAGCCTCTGGACTTGAGGAGGTGATTGACTTCCTACAACAGGCTGCTCAGTACCGAACCCAG CATCAGGCAGATGAGGGTAATgaggtaaaaaaaatgttttcaagtCATTTTACCCCATCAAAGTCAACATTCATCgataaaaaaaacttgcatacattttttgtcCCACTTTATATTAGgtgcatttaa